CTTATCAAAGTAAAGATGAAGATCAATCACTTGGCGAATTTTTTGAGGCGCGATTTGGTTCTGAGCTTGTTAAATGCTTGATTGAACCACTTCTTTCAGGAATTTATGCTGGGGATATTTTTCAAATGAGTTTGCGTGCTACCTTTCCGCAATTTGAGCAAGCCATTGAGAAAGCAGGAAGTTTGATGAAAGGACTTAAAGTTCCTCAAAATAGCAATATGAATACGACAAATACAAAAAATACAATTGGTGCTTTCCGAACGCTAGAAGGTGGTTTTTCTGAACTACCAGCAGCCCTTGTGTCTGCTTTACCTAAAGAGCATCTTCATTCTGCAAAAAAAGCAAAAAAGATTACTAAAAAAGGTTCAAGTTATAGTATAAGTTTCACTGATGGTACGAAGGAAGAAGCGGATTATGTGCTTGTTGCTGCAACACATGATACACTCATTGAATTAACGGATGAAAAGACAGCAGCCCCTTTTGTAAACCAACCACTTACAACACTTGCCACCATTTCTCTTGCTTACGATCGCCAAGCTGATTTACCTGAAGGAACAGGTTATCTAGTTGCTAGAACAAAACCATATAAGACAACGGCCTGTACTTGGGTAGCAAAGAAATGGCCGCATATGGTTCCAAAAGATAAAATGTTACTTCGAGGTTTCATCGGCAAAATGGGCGAAGATGAAATTAGTGGGCATTCAGATGATACGTTAATTGATTTTGTAATTCAAGACTATAAGGAAATGATGGGGCTTACGGATGTACCTTTATTTGCAGAAGTTAGCCGAATGGCGCATGCAATGCCTACATATAAGGTGGGGCATAAAGAGAGACTTTTAGCGCTTACAGATAATTTGCGGGCGAATTATCCAGGTGTTTATTTTGCTGGTATGAGCTATGTAGGGATAGGAATTCCTGATTGTATTGATCTCGCACAAAATCAAGCAAGACAAATTATTAACGAGGTGGAAAATTGACATGATCAAAGGTATTGGTCTTGATATGATTGATATTGACCGGATTCGCCGAGCTGTGACAAATAATCCACGCTTTGTTGAACGAATTTTAACAGAGAAAGAGCAATTGTTATATCATAAATATACCGGACAGCGTCAAATGGAATTCCTAGCTGGACGATTTGCCGTAAAAGAAGCGTATGCAAAAGCAAACGGTACTGGACTTGGAGCACATCTTAGCTTTCTTGACATTGAAGTTTTACAGTTAAAAGGTGGTCGCCCCATTTTGTTAAAACCAGACCTTGCTGATGAAAACATCTTTCTCAGTATTACACATACTGAATACTCAGTAGCTGCTCAAGTTATTATTGAACATAAGGAAAAGAGGTAACAAGATGGTTGTCGGTTGGCACCGTGATACATGGATTGAAGTCGATTTAACAAGGATTAAAAAAAATATTCAAAATGAACAAAAACGCTTACCAGAAAACACGTCGATTTGGGCCGTTGTTAAAGCGAATGCCTATGGACATGGAATCATTGAAGTAGCAAAAGCTGCAAAAGAAGCAGGAGCTACAGGTTTTTGCGTTGCTATTTTAGATGAAGCATTGGCGTTAAGAGAAAATGGTTTTCTTGACATGCCGATTTTAGTATTAGGAGCAGTAAGAAAAGAAGACGTAGCGCTTGCTGCAAAATTTCAAATTTCAATTACGCTATTTGATCTTAACTGGCTAGAGGACTTAGTGTTTGACGGAAATTTAAATATCCATTTAAAAGTGGATACGGGAATGGGCCGACTTGGCGTGCGATCAAAAGAAGAGGTAGTAAAAGCTATCCATCAAGTAAAAAATGATCATCGTTTATCGTTAGAAGGAATCTTTACTCATTTTGCTACAGCTGATCAAAAAGATATGAGCTATTTCAATAAACAGATACAACGGTTTGATGAAATTTTGCAAACGTTAGATAAAAAACCACGTTATGTTCATGTAGCTAATTCAGCTGATAGTCTACTTCATGAGCATTTGGAATGTAATGTTGTACGGTTTGGCATTGCAATGTATGGCTTAACTCCCTCCACCGAAATTGCAGATATATTGCCGTTTAAACTCGCGCCAGCTTTATCGCTTTATACCAAAATGGTTCAAGTCAAAAAGTTAAAAAAAGGTGATCACGTTAGCTACGGGGCTACTTATACGGCAAAAAATGAAGAATGGATAGCCACACTTCCAATTGGCTATGCAGATGGAATTATTCGTCACTATTCAGGCTTTCATGTCTTAATAAACGGCATAAAAGCAGAAATTATCGGACGTGTTTGCATGGATCAAATAACGATTAGGTTGCCCTATGAATTCCCAGTTGGAACGGTAGTAACTATAATTGGGGAGAGTAGCGGAGTTCAAGTAAGTGCAGATGACATAGCAGACCATTTAAATACGATCAATTATGAAGTGATATGTATGCTAAGTGAACGTTTAAAGCGTATCTATCAGACTTCCGAACAAAAAGATGAATTTCATCCCATTTAACTAGATATAGGACGAAAGCTTGTGCTTATTCTTAGGACTAATAGCTAAAAAATAGAAAAATTAAAGGAAATTACTTTTCTTCAAGCGCTTGGAGTGGTACGATGGTATTGTTATAAACATGTATGCAGCTTTGGGGGTGCCAAACGTGTTAGAGAGAGAATGTGAAACAGAAATCTCAGTTACGTTAACTGAGGAACTCATGCAAGAACTAGATTCAGTCGTAAAAAAAGAAAAAGTGGGGCGAAGCGAAGTGATTAGAGAAGCTACGAAACAGTTTATCGAACAAAAAAAAGCACGTGAGCTACGTGACGAAATGGAAAAGGGATATACTGAAATGGCAACGATTAACTTTGCTATTTCTAGTGAATGCACGCATGTTGAAGCGGAAGCAGAAACAAAAAGTATGGAAATATTAGGAGGTTAGGCAGTTGGTGAAGCGTGGTGATGTTTACTACGCGGATCTTTCCCCCGTGGTCGGGAGCGAGCAAGGGGGAATACGGCCTGTTCTCATCATTCAGAATGATATTGGCAATCGGTTTAGTCCAACCGTTGTTGTAGCTGCAATTACTGCAAAGATTCAAAAAGCAAAGTTGCCAACTCATGTTGAAGCTACCAAAAAAAATGGATTTGATCGGGATTCCGTTATTTTACTTGAACAAATCCGAACCATTGATAAGCAACGTTTAACGGATAAGATTACCCATCTGGACGATGAGCTAATGGAAAAGGTAAATAAAGCAGTCGAAATAAGTCTTGGTGTAGTGGAATTTTGACCAAATCCAATTAGTCCCCATCGTAATAAAATAGGATGATGAAAGCAGGGCAAATGATTCGCGCAGCAAGACAAATGTTTATTCTAAGCTTGACAAGTTTTAGGGTATTATATTACATAAGAAATAATTCAATGTCTGAAATACCTGACATAGGAAACACAAACAAACTGCATATTATCGCAGTAAAATGTTTCCTATGCCAGGTTTTTTCAAAAAGTAGCTAGCTCCTCTAAGAAACATAAGAGTTTATCAGGAAAGGTTGAGAAAATAAATAATGTATAACAACTTTGCAAAGTTCATTCGTCAAAACGATACGGTTTTATTAGAAGAATGGATGGAAGAAATGAAGCAGCAAACCGATCCGCGTATTGTCGATATCACAAAAGAAGAGATGTATGAAGAAACAAGTAAAGAGTTTATTGACCTACTTGTTTCAAACGTTACAGAAGCAAGCAGTATGTTTTTTGAAAAGCTTGATAATTATGCCGAAAAGATCGTAAGTATTAATTGGCCTGTTCATTTTGTTACAATTGGGCTTAAAGTTTTCGGTCTGCTTGTTTACAAAAAAATACGTGGACAAGAAAATTTTTTAAAGTATGAAGAAGATCTAGAAAAAGATGGTTATTATCTCTTTGGAAATTGGCTTTCTTCGATGTATAATCAAATTATAACAGCTTATGCAACCACCTTTGAAAAAACAGTGGACATCCAAAAAACAGCACTTCAAGAACTTTCAGCACCGCTTTTACCTATTTTCGACAAAATATCAGTAATGCCTCTTATAGGTACAATTGATACTGAACGAGCCAAGCTAATTATCGAAAATTTACTCATGGGCGTTGTAAAAAATCGTTCTGAAGTTGTTTTGATTGATATAACAGGTGTACCCGTTGTCGATACAATGGTTGCACATCATATTATTCAGGCCGCAGAAGCCGCTCGTCTTGTCGGGTGTCAAGCCATGCTTGTAGGAATTCGACCAGAAATTGCGCAAACTATCGTGGCACTTGGAATCGAGCTTAATCAGATCATTACAACAAACACAATAAAAAAAGGGATAGAGCGCGCACTAGCTTTAACAAATAGAGAGATCATTGAAAAAGAGGAGTGAGACTGTGGGGATTCCAATACTTAAATTAGGTGAATGTTTATTAATTTCGATCCAAAGTGAATTGGATGATCATACAGCAATTGAATTTCAAGAAGATCTGCTAGCTAAAATCCATGAAACCACAGCCAGAGGAGTAGTTATTGATATTACGTCTATTGACTTTATTGATTCATTTATTGCAAAAATCCTAGGTGATGTTGTCAGCATGTCTAGATTGATGGGCGCAAAGGTTGTCGTCACTGGGATCCAACCAGCAGTAGCCATTACATTAATTGAGTTAGGTATAGTCTTTGAAGGTGTGCTATCAGCAATGGATTTAGAAAGTGGCCTTGAAAAATTGAAACAGGAATTGGGGGAATAAAGATGGAATTCCAATCCTGTGTAAAAATTATAAATGAATGGGATATTGTAGCTGCAAGACAAATTGGAAGAAAATTTTCAAAGGAAATAGGTTTTGGTACAGTAGATCAGGCAAGAATTACAACTGCAATTAGCGAACTTGCGCGAAATATTTTTCTTTATGCTGGAAGTGGTGAGATTTGTATTTCACGCATTTCGGAATCAAGAAAAACAGGCTTAGAAATTACCGCAAAAGATAGTGGTCCAGGAATTTTAGACATTCGCAAAGTTATGCAAGATGGCTATACAACATCAGGAGGGCTAGGAGCTGGTCTTCCTGGTGTAAAGCGTTTAATGGATAGTTTCGATATTGAATCTAAGGCAGACGGGGAAAGTAAGGGAACCGTCATCAAAGCAATTAAGTGGGTTCGGTAGGGGGAACTGCATTCAATGGAAAAGAAGAATTTTGCTAGAAAATATAAAAAAATTCTGTTTGAATATTTAAAGCATCAAGACGAAGAGATTCTTTATAGCTGTGAAAAATTAACAAAAGAAGCAATGGAAGATAAAATTCCACCAGAAGAAATTATCAATATTCACCGATCTGCCTTAGAAGATTATGATACAGAATTGTCAAATTATGTCAAAAAGTCATTCGATGTGTTACTGGAAACAATGGTTGGTTACGGGTTAGCCTATCTTGAACACATTAGCCTTAGAAGTGAGCAAAAGAAGCTACAAAATGAAATTGCCCAAGCAGAAACAATGCAAAAAACACTAATGGAATCAGAAACACCGCACCGTGAAGATGTAGAGTTTGGTGTTGTTAGTATTGCGGCTAGACAAATGAGTGGTGATTATTACAGTTTCATCGAAGACACAAAAACAGGGATTGGCATCGCACTAGCTGATGTAATTGGTAAAGGAATCCCAGCAGCATTTAGTACATCGATGATAAAATATGCACTAACTGGCCTAGATGAAAAAGAGCGAACACCTTCTATTGTTTTAAAAGAACTAAACAAAGTCGTGGAAGAAAATATCAACGATAGCATGTTCATTACGATGTTTTACGGCTTGTATCATGATGACACACATCTTTTTGAATTTGGATCAGCAGGCCATGAAGTAGGGCTTTACTATCAGGCAAACGAACAATCCTTCTCTGATCTTTATGCAAGAGGGCTTCCACTTGGCATAGATCGCGAAACAAGCTATCGCAGCTTTGAAAAAAGTGTTCAACCAGGAGATATGATTGTTATTATGTCTGATGGCGTAACCGAAGCACGGACGGAACAAGGCTTCATTGAACGAGAAGTATTAATTGATTTATTCACAAAAAATTTGAGCTTAAATACGCAAGCAATGGTAGAAGAAGTCTACAACCAACTTCTTAAAATGCAGAATTTCACATTGCATGATGATTTTACTTTAATTTGTATCAAGCGAACGAAATAAGGTTTGAAAAAAATAAAATTGGGTAAAGAGCCTTAGTATACCGAAATTGATGGGGTGAAATAATGAATATCGATATTAAGATTAACGAACAAGATGAAAAGCACGTAGAAGCCTTCATTAGGGGTGAAATAGACGCCTATACAGCACCTAAACTAAAAGAAAATCTTGAAAAATATCAAGAAGAAAAAGATTTTGAACTACGTGTTGATTTAGCTGACGTCGGTTACATGGATTCTACCGGTCTAGGTGTATTTGTTGGCATGTATAAATGCCTTCGTGCAAATAACAGTGAACTTATTTTAGTCGGATTACCAGAACGTTTATACCGTCTTTTTGAAATCACTGGACTATCAGATATTATTGAAATCAAAAAAGAGGGTGAAGCGAATGGCAACAATGTGTGACAAAATTGAATTAACGTTACCTGCCAAGCCAGAATATGTTAAGTTAGGAAGATTGGCGCTTTCCGGAATTGCGAGTCAAGCAGGTTTTTCTTATGAAGCTATTGAAGACTTAAAAATTGCCGTAAGTGAAGCCATTACTAATTCTGTTAAACATGCTTTTAAAGAAACCGGTGAAGGTGAAATAAAAGTAGAGTTTAAGATATATCAAGATAAGATTGATGTCATTGTTACCGATCGCGGAGAAAGTTTTGATTTTGAAGCTAAGCGTGACGAAATTGGACCATATGAAGTGAGTGAAGAGCACGAAGTTTTGCGCATTGGTGGTTTAGGACTGTTTTTAATTGAAACATTAATGGATGACGTAAAGTTTTATCATAAAAAAGGTGTTTCCGTTGTAATGACCAAATATATCAATGAGAAGCAGGTGGAGGAGAATGCAGAGAGTGTCTCAACCTGATAAGGACGCTAAAGAAAAAGTATATGAGTGGATTAAAGCTTATCAAGAAGATGGTGACGAACAAGCGCAATATGAACTCGTTGTTCACTATAAGAATTTAGTTGAATCAATTGCTCGCAAGTATTCCCAAGGTAAATCTTTTCATGAAGATTTAGTGCAAGTGGGAAATATCGGTTTGCTTGGCGCGATTAGACGTTACGATGCAACATTTGGTAAAAGTTTTGAGGCTTTTGCTGTTCCAACAATCGTTGGTGAAATTAAGCGTTTTTTGCGCGATAAAACATGGAGTGTTCATGTGCCAAGACGTATTAAAGAACTTGGCCCTAAAATAAAAAACGCTGTTGAAGAACTCACACGAGAACTCCAAAGCTCACCACAAATTAGTGATATCGCAAATCATATTGGTGCAACAGAAGAGGAAGTTCTTGAAGCAATGGAAATGGGGAAAAGTTATCAAGCGCTTTCCGTTGACCATTCCATTGAAGCTGATTCTGATGGCAGCACAATCACGTTACTTGATGTTGTTGGAAATGAAGATGATGGCTTTGAACAAGTCAATCAAAGAATGTTACTTGAAAAAGTGCTTCCCGTATTAGACGAACGTGAACAAAAAATATTACAATATACTTTTATTGAAAATAGGAGTCAAAAAGAGACCGGAGCACTTCTTGATATTTCACAAATGCACGTTTCGCGAATTCAACGCCAAGCTATAAAAAAACTGCAGGAAGCACTGCAAAACGAGGAAGTGGAATAAGAATGTCTAAAACAACCAATGATGCTTTTGCTAAAATGGAATTGTTTACTTTTCAAAGAGCGAAAGCTTTGCAAACTTGCTCTGGGGACATGTATTATTTCCATCAATCGAATGATACGTTTTTGTGTGTGATAGCTGATGGGCTTGGAAGCGGTACTGAAGCTAATAAAGCAGCTAAGGCAGCGATTAATGCAATTAAAGAAGCCCCCGAAGAGGACGTTTTAACATTAATGGAACGTGCAAACACAGCCGTTTTTTCTCTTCGCGGGGCAGCTATTGCAGTGGTTAAGTGCGACTTACCTCATGCGCGGATTACTTATAGCGGCATGGGAAATATTCGCTTTTTTGCGCTTGGGCCGTCAGATAAGCTAATCTATCCATTATCAACAAAGGGATATTTATCTGGCGGACCCAAGCGTTTTAAGGTGAAAGAATACCAGTTTCAGTATGATACAAAGTTTTTAATGTATTCTGATGGTTTGGTTCTTGAACATGTACAAACTTATTTAAAGTCATCACTTAGCACAGAGAAGACAGGAAATCTAATCGAACAAACAATCAAAGAAAAACCAAGCGATGATGTTACATTTATTTTAGGAAAATTTCCCAAGGTTACATAAACAAAATCAATCGGCGATAAGCGCTTGTATCTAAGAGATTGGCCAGCCCTCTTAAATACAAACGCTTTCGCTCGATTTGTCATGTTCGAAATGTAGCACCTACGTAAATTCGCATTATGTCCCAAGCTCATCGTTAATTTATAAGGAGGAAGCCACCAGAATGAAAGATGATAAAACAATGCAGCAGATCTATAATCAATTAGCATACCCGAAAAAAAATATTGATGCGGTTATTAAATTAATGGATGAAGGAAATACGGTACCTTTTATCGCACGTTATCGTAAAGAAATGACAGGAAGCTTAGATGAAGTAGCCATTCGGAATATTGAAGAAACCTATCAATATGAGCTTAAATTAGCAACAAGAAAAGAAGAAATCATTCGCTTAATCGCTGAGCAGGAAAAGCTAACTCCTGAATTAGAGGCTAAAATTCGCCAAACAAAAAAGCAACAAACACTAGAAGATATTTACCGGCCATATAAACAAAAGAAGAGAACAAAAGCAACGATCGCTAAGGAAAAAGGACTGGAGCCACTTGCGAATTGGCTCTTTAAATTAGAAAGTGGCAGTCCAGAAATGGAAGCAGAAAAGTTTATTTCAGCTGAAAAAGAAGTAAAAACAGCCGAAGAAGCGCTTCTTTTCGCTCATGAAATTATGGCAGAAAAAATTGGCGATGAAGCAGAATATCGTAAATGGACGCGCGATTTCACACGTAAATTCGGGATGATTCTTTCTACTGCGAAAAAACCCGAAAGTGATGAAAAGAAAGTCTATGAAATGTACTATGATTATCAAGAAATGATCACAAAAATCGCAAGTCACCGCACACTTGCTTTTAACCGCGGTGAAAGAGAAGGGATTTTACGTGTTGGCATTCAAGTGGACACAACTAAAATCTTTGATTATTTCCGCAATCATTTAATTAAAGGAAAAGCAAACGAAGCAAGTTCACGGGTAGAACTCGCTATTCAAGATGCTTACAAGCGTTTTATTGCACCAGCTATTGAGCGTGAAATTCGTGCAGAGTTAACTGAAGTGGCAGAAAATCATGCCATCGAAATTTTTGCAGCAAACCTACGTAAATTGCTCCTACAACCACCGCTTAAAGGAAAAATTATGTTAGGTGTGGATCCCGCTTATCGCACTGGTTGTAAGCTTGCCGTCCTTGATCAAACTGGAAAGGTACTAGAAATTGGTGTTATCTACCCACATTCAGGTCAAACAAAATATCAAATTGAAATCATTGCAATCGGTAATGGTACCGCTTCACGTGAGACTGAAAAATTTGTTGCAGAAGTACTTGCTGAAACAAATGAAAAAGCCTCTTATTGTATTGTGAGCGAAGCAGGTGCAAGCGTTTATTCTGCAAGTGAAGTTGCCCGTGCTGAATTTCCAGATTACCAAGTAGAAGAAAGAAGTGCTGTTTCAATCGGGCGCAGGCTGCAAGATCCTTTGGCTGAACTTGTTAAAATTGATCCGAAATCTGTTGGTGTTGGGCAATATCAACATGATGTGTCACAAAAAAAATTAACAGAAGCACTCACATTTGTAGTTGAAACCGCTGTAAACCAGGTAGGAGTCAATGTGAATACCGCCTCTGCCTCACTTTTACAGTATGTTGCTGGATTGAATAAAACAGTCGCAAATAACATTCGTAAATATCGTGAAGAAAATGGCTCATTTACTTCACGTGGTGAACTAAAAAAAGTACCACGTTTAGGTGCAAAATCGTATGAACAAAGCATCGGCTTCATGCGTATTTTGGAAGGGGAAAACCCACTTGATAAAACAGCCATTCATCCAGAAAGTTATTCCGCCGCCAAACAAATTATCAAAACAGCTGGATCGACTTTAGAATCGATTGGGAGCGATGAGTTAAAAACAGTTTTAAGCGATTTGGATCAAAAGCAATTAGCTGAAACACTAGATATTGGGGTAGAAACATTACAAGATATTATTGCCGATTTGAGCGCTCCAGGACGAGATCTGCGTGAGGAGTTACCTGCACCGTTATTAAAACAAAATGTTATCTCAATGGAAGATTTAAAAACAGGCATGGAATTAGAAGGAACTGTCCGAAATGTCGTTGCCTTTGGTGCATTCGTTGATATCGGTGTGAAACAAGATGGACTCGTTCATATTTCAAAATTAACCTCTTCCTTTGTAAAAAATCCTTTAGACGTCGTATCCGTTGGAGATATTGTAACGGTCTGGGTAGATGAGGTAGATTTAATAAAAAACCGCATTGCGCTAACAATGCTTAACCCATCACAAGATAAAAATGAATAATGACGAATTGCAACAACTAATGGAACAGGTTTCACTTCATTATTTTAAAAAAAAATTTAAACATAAAGCTAGATTTAATGCAAGGTTAAAAACGACAGGCGGCAGATACTTACTTTTAAGCCACGATATTGAAATGAATCCAAGCTATTTAGCTGAATGTGGTTTAGATTACTTTATGAGTATTATGCGCCATGAACTTTGTCATTATCATCTGCATTTGGAGAATAAAGGTTACCGGCATCGTGATCAGGATTTTAAAAAGCTTTTGCAAGAAGTAGATGCACCGCGTTTCTCTAAACCGCTTAAGCGAGAAGTAAAAGTGCAACAATATAGCTGTGAAAAATGTCGGCAAGTTTTTTTAAGAAGAAGGAAGTTTAACGTAGCCAAATATCGTTGTGGAAATTGTGGTGGAAAGTTGAAATATATAGGCGAGTCAAAAGTGAAGATAGGCGAGTAAAAAGAGGAAGAACAGCGATTAAAATTTCTCACTTTTGCTTGCTTTTTCCTTGGAAGCTGATTATAATAGAAATTGCAGTTTAAATGCTCTATTATTCCACAGTAGCTCAGTTGGTAGAGCAATCGGCTGTTAACCGATCGGTCGCAGGTTCGAGTCCTGCCTGTGGAGCTTTATATGGAGAAATACTCAAGTGGCTGAAGAGGCGCCCCTGCTAAGGGTGTAGGTCGTTTACGCGGCGCGAGGGTTCAAATCCCTCTTTCTCCGTTTTAGGAAACACTCAATGTTGTGAATCAACAGGAGTGTTTTTGCTTTGTTAAAGTAAATAACCCAATTCGTACAGAAGTGTATGCTATGAAAAATGCTGGACCTGTATTTTGCTAAGTTAACCATCGTTTTTATAGCGCTATAGAAATCATCAATCATGAAAATGAAGCAGCCCAGTAATGCTAGGTTGTTTTTTTATGTTGCCACTAACCACATTTACTGATAAACTAAAGAAAGTCTAACAAACAGGATTTTAAAAGAAAAAGAAGGTGAAACGATGGCAAAACCTGTTATGGCAATTGTAGGCCGTCCAAACGTTGGTAAATCAACTATTTTTAACCGTATTGTTGGTGAGCGTGTCTCCATTGTTGAAGATGTTCCTGGAGTAACACGTGATCGAATTTATAATACAGCAGAGTGGCTTGGGCAAAATTTTAATATCATTGATACAGGTGGCATTGATTTAAGTGATGAGCCATTTTTAAAACA
This DNA window, taken from Listeria sp. PSOL-1, encodes the following:
- the hemG gene encoding protoporphyrinogen oxidase, which gives rise to MKRIMIIGGGLSGLAAAYTLEKAASNQLKWDLYESHSSFGGKFETVKREGFIVEKGPDSFLARKPAGLALIEELGLTDKLIVNATGQSFVYHEKQLHPIPEGSVMGIPTDEAALLKSTLISEIGKKRALMEATLPYQSKDEDQSLGEFFEARFGSELVKCLIEPLLSGIYAGDIFQMSLRATFPQFEQAIEKAGSLMKGLKVPQNSNMNTTNTKNTIGAFRTLEGGFSELPAALVSALPKEHLHSAKKAKKITKKGSSYSISFTDGTKEEADYVLVAATHDTLIELTDEKTAAPFVNQPLTTLATISLAYDRQADLPEGTGYLVARTKPYKTTACTWVAKKWPHMVPKDKMLLRGFIGKMGEDEISGHSDDTLIDFVIQDYKEMMGLTDVPLFAEVSRMAHAMPTYKVGHKERLLALTDNLRANYPGVYFAGMSYVGIGIPDCIDLAQNQARQIINEVEN
- the acpS gene encoding holo-ACP synthase — encoded protein: MIKGIGLDMIDIDRIRRAVTNNPRFVERILTEKEQLLYHKYTGQRQMEFLAGRFAVKEAYAKANGTGLGAHLSFLDIEVLQLKGGRPILLKPDLADENIFLSITHTEYSVAAQVIIEHKEKR
- the alr gene encoding alanine racemase, which encodes MVVGWHRDTWIEVDLTRIKKNIQNEQKRLPENTSIWAVVKANAYGHGIIEVAKAAKEAGATGFCVAILDEALALRENGFLDMPILVLGAVRKEDVALAAKFQISITLFDLNWLEDLVFDGNLNIHLKVDTGMGRLGVRSKEEVVKAIHQVKNDHRLSLEGIFTHFATADQKDMSYFNKQIQRFDEILQTLDKKPRYVHVANSADSLLHEHLECNVVRFGIAMYGLTPSTEIADILPFKLAPALSLYTKMVQVKKLKKGDHVSYGATYTAKNEEWIATLPIGYADGIIRHYSGFHVLINGIKAEIIGRVCMDQITIRLPYEFPVGTVVTIIGESSGVQVSADDIADHLNTINYEVICMLSERLKRIYQTSEQKDEFHPI
- a CDS encoding CopG family ribbon-helix-helix protein codes for the protein MLERECETEISVTLTEELMQELDSVVKKEKVGRSEVIREATKQFIEQKKARELRDEMEKGYTEMATINFAISSECTHVEAEAETKSMEILGG
- a CDS encoding type II toxin-antitoxin system PemK/MazF family toxin encodes the protein MVKRGDVYYADLSPVVGSEQGGIRPVLIIQNDIGNRFSPTVVVAAITAKIQKAKLPTHVEATKKNGFDRDSVILLEQIRTIDKQRLTDKITHLDDELMEKVNKAVEISLGVVEF
- a CDS encoding STAS domain-containing protein, with product MYNNFAKFIRQNDTVLLEEWMEEMKQQTDPRIVDITKEEMYEETSKEFIDLLVSNVTEASSMFFEKLDNYAEKIVSINWPVHFVTIGLKVFGLLVYKKIRGQENFLKYEEDLEKDGYYLFGNWLSSMYNQIITAYATTFEKTVDIQKTALQELSAPLLPIFDKISVMPLIGTIDTERAKLIIENLLMGVVKNRSEVVLIDITGVPVVDTMVAHHIIQAAEAARLVGCQAMLVGIRPEIAQTIVALGIELNQIITTNTIKKGIERALALTNREIIEKEE
- a CDS encoding STAS domain-containing protein, whose amino-acid sequence is MGIPILKLGECLLISIQSELDDHTAIEFQEDLLAKIHETTARGVVIDITSIDFIDSFIAKILGDVVSMSRLMGAKVVVTGIQPAVAITLIELGIVFEGVLSAMDLESGLEKLKQELGE
- a CDS encoding anti-sigma regulatory factor produces the protein MEFQSCVKIINEWDIVAARQIGRKFSKEIGFGTVDQARITTAISELARNIFLYAGSGEICISRISESRKTGLEITAKDSGPGILDIRKVMQDGYTTSGGLGAGLPGVKRLMDSFDIESKADGESKGTVIKAIKWVR
- a CDS encoding PP2C family protein-serine/threonine phosphatase, producing MEKKNFARKYKKILFEYLKHQDEEILYSCEKLTKEAMEDKIPPEEIINIHRSALEDYDTELSNYVKKSFDVLLETMVGYGLAYLEHISLRSEQKKLQNEIAQAETMQKTLMESETPHREDVEFGVVSIAARQMSGDYYSFIEDTKTGIGIALADVIGKGIPAAFSTSMIKYALTGLDEKERTPSIVLKELNKVVEENINDSMFITMFYGLYHDDTHLFEFGSAGHEVGLYYQANEQSFSDLYARGLPLGIDRETSYRSFEKSVQPGDMIVIMSDGVTEARTEQGFIEREVLIDLFTKNLSLNTQAMVEEVYNQLLKMQNFTLHDDFTLICIKRTK
- a CDS encoding STAS domain-containing protein; this encodes MNIDIKINEQDEKHVEAFIRGEIDAYTAPKLKENLEKYQEEKDFELRVDLADVGYMDSTGLGVFVGMYKCLRANNSELILVGLPERLYRLFEITGLSDIIEIKKEGEANGNNV
- the rsbW gene encoding anti-sigma B factor RsbW — its product is MATMCDKIELTLPAKPEYVKLGRLALSGIASQAGFSYEAIEDLKIAVSEAITNSVKHAFKETGEGEIKVEFKIYQDKIDVIVTDRGESFDFEAKRDEIGPYEVSEEHEVLRIGGLGLFLIETLMDDVKFYHKKGVSVVMTKYINEKQVEENAESVST
- the sigB gene encoding RNA polymerase sigma factor SigB, producing MQRVSQPDKDAKEKVYEWIKAYQEDGDEQAQYELVVHYKNLVESIARKYSQGKSFHEDLVQVGNIGLLGAIRRYDATFGKSFEAFAVPTIVGEIKRFLRDKTWSVHVPRRIKELGPKIKNAVEELTRELQSSPQISDIANHIGATEEEVLEAMEMGKSYQALSVDHSIEADSDGSTITLLDVVGNEDDGFEQVNQRMLLEKVLPVLDEREQKILQYTFIENRSQKETGALLDISQMHVSRIQRQAIKKLQEALQNEEVE
- a CDS encoding SpoIIE family protein phosphatase, giving the protein MSKTTNDAFAKMELFTFQRAKALQTCSGDMYYFHQSNDTFLCVIADGLGSGTEANKAAKAAINAIKEAPEEDVLTLMERANTAVFSLRGAAIAVVKCDLPHARITYSGMGNIRFFALGPSDKLIYPLSTKGYLSGGPKRFKVKEYQFQYDTKFLMYSDGLVLEHVQTYLKSSLSTEKTGNLIEQTIKEKPSDDVTFILGKFPKVT